CATTTCGCCGATCAATACTACATCCGGATCTTCACGCAATACATACCTTAACGCTGACGAAAAACTTATTGCATCAGACCCGATCTCACGTTGATGCACCAAACTATTAATATTATGATGCACGTATTCTATCGGATCTTCAAGCGAGATAATATGGCATTTACGGTTCTTATTAATAAAATTAATCATCGCCGCCAGTGTTGTGCTTTTTCCCGAACCAGTCGGGCCGGCTACTATCACCAACCCGTTTGAAGTATTACAAAAATTAGTCAACGGCCCTATTGGCAGAGATAATTCCTTAAATGTAGGAATTTCAAGTTTAAGCCTGCGGATCGCAGCTGTAATGGTTCCGCGTTGCTGGTATATATTTGCGCGAAACCGCCCGAGGTTTTTAAACCCAAACGCAAAATCCAACGATTTTGTTCCTCTGAACTCCGAGATTTGCGATTCTGTCATCAGGCTAAATAATAACCGTTCACAATCTTCTTGCTCCATTACAGGGAACCCGGTTTGTTTTATCACTCCGTTAATCCGCATATACGGGCTAGTCCCAACACCGATATGTAAATCCGACGCGTCGACTTCGAGCATAAAATTACACATTGTTTCTAATAATACATTATGTTCCATAAAAAACTACTCAAGCTCCTTTATCGACGTTACCCGTAACACTTCCTCGATTGTAGTAATCCCCTGCGCAAGCTTCATAATAGCCATGTCACGCAGTGAACGTAACCCTTCTTTCCGTGCCTGTTCTTCAATTTCTATATCATTGACTCCGGTTACAATCATTTTCTTTATTGGCAAGGTAATCCGCAACATTTCATAAATCGCGATTCTTCCCTGATATCCCGTACCGTTACAGTTATTACACCCTTTCCCATGATAGAACATTATAGTCCCAAGCTTATGTTCCCCAAGGCTTTGTTGAATATTCTCGGGTACATCTTCCTCTATCTTACAATTCTTACATATCCTGCGGACAAGCCGTTGCGCGATAATTAAATCCATCGCATCTGCGATGAGATACGGTTCG
This genomic window from Elusimicrobiota bacterium contains:
- a CDS encoding type IV pilus twitching motility protein PilT, whose translation is MEHNVLLETMCNFMLEVDASDLHIGVGTSPYMRINGVIKQTGFPVMEQEDCERLLFSLMTESQISEFRGTKSLDFAFGFKNLGRFRANIYQQRGTITAAIRRLKLEIPTFKELSLPIGPLTNFCNTSNGLVIVAGPTGSGKSTTLAAMINFINKNRKCHIISLEDPIEYVHHNINSLVHQREIGSDAISFSSALRYVLREDPDVVLIGEMRDLETIASALTVAETGHLVLATLHTGDASESITRIVDVFSAEQQVQVIKQLSFTLAGVINQMLLPSLDENMGRVLATEVMIATPAIQNIIRENKVEHMYSQIQLGTQIGMSTMNQTLYRLIMERKIDQDIALGKTTRPNELMKMLGRK